The Venturia canescens isolate UGA chromosome 4, ASM1945775v1, whole genome shotgun sequence genomic interval AGGAAAACCTTTAAttcattcgcttgttcgcagGCTGATAATCCTACAGATAGAGACACACGCACAAACACACATACAGAGTGTAACTCAACATGGACTCCGGTTCAGAGAGTTCCTCGTCGGAGGGTTACAATGGTCATCGAGGTCGTGCTACAACACCGGATGATTCACCGACGCGTGGTACTTCACGATCGCAACGGAAATCCTCAGGAAGTTTGTCCTCTTCTCGAGGGAAATCACCTCAATCCCCAAGTTTGTCTCCACCAGCGTCACCACCTGCATCACCACCCGCATCTCCACCAGCTTCGCCTCCTGCATCGCCGCAGTCTTCAAGGCCACCATCACCGAAGTCACCCAGTGAGAGAATTTCACCTCGTTCGCACGATATGTCTCCAAAGTCTCGCAGTGTCTCACCCAAATCTTACCGCTCGGCCGGGAACTCGATGGATTCTCCACGTTCTGATCGCAGCTCACCGGAATCACCGGTTTGTAACGCAAGATCGACGAGATACAATTCCGGCCCGAGCTCGCCAAAATCTCCTGCCGGAGGCCGAGCCACTCCAAAATCGTACACGTCCGGCCCCATGTCTCCGGTCTCTCGAGATCATTCCCCAAAATCTTATATGAATAGCGGATCACGTCACAGCTCCCCAAAATCACCGGCGTCCGGGCGCAGTACGCCAAAATCTCTTCTGTCAGGCAGAAGTTCTCCAAAATCGTACAAATCTGGAGCAGCCTCGTTGACTGACGAAAAACATGAGAAACGATCGCAACCCCGTTCGCCCATTCCTAAAAGATCTTCTTTCAACGAACTCGATGGCGAACAAATATCTGACGGTGATATCGATGAAGAGCTCGAACCAACACACAAATCCAAACTACCATCCATGACTCATGGAGAAGATTTATCCGACGTTTCGGATTTGGATAGCATGGACGGTGTCGAAGAAACTGGACGAGCTACCCGTGAACCTTCACCTGAACCAGACTGCCCCGAGATCACTCAACCTGCCTCACCCGAAATCGCCAAACCtgaaaaggaagagaaaattCTTCCTGTTGGACTTACCGAAGAAACCGAACAACTTGATTTTGAGGCTGAAGGACAGTGGAAGGACGAGCGAGAGGAAGGTAATATTCGAGCTTgtttttaatgcttttttctgaaaaatatacTATCCGAATAAATATTCCCACAAATCCAGATAAAGTTTCcaactgaaaacatttttcgggTTAGTGTTAACGAAAATTTcgacaaaatttacaaaaaatggTTGCTCAATTGAAATATTACTGTGCTCTCGTACATAACTTATGATCCATTGGTATctcattgaaatttcaatcttACGATGTTGTCAGTCGTTTCGTTGGATTGCAACgcaattcatatttttccaatgatATCAAGaatatatttacaattttaagTTGCTACGATGAGTTAGTTTTCTGAAGAAGAGATCTGGCACAGATCATGTGATCATATTACATTTTCTGCAACAGGTGAGAACGAAGTTCCGCCAACAAGGGAACTAAAAGAAACAACAGACATGGAGACAAACGATAAAGaaattgagaatgaaaaagcgAAAGCAGCTGCTGAAGCGGGTGAAATCAATGACGATGATGAGGCTAAAGAAGATGGTGAAAAAGTTGAATCCGAACTGGAAGAGGGAGAGTTGAGCGATGGCGAAGACGCACGTCCCGAAGAAACGGAACCGAGGCCGGTCTGTCGTTTTTACAATCGAGGACAGTGCACGTGGGGTGTTAGCTGTAGATTTTTACATCCAGGAGTTACCGACAAAGGAAATTACACCATGTTTGATATGATAAGGCCAATGGCTTTCACGCCGCATTCGAGCGGCCCCCACGAATTCCGACCCCACATTGAGAGACCACCGATGGTAAGACCGCTCACCGGATTCTCAACTCATGCTCATCCCCTAAAAGTTGAAGATATTCAGGCTGAATCAGCATGGGAACGAGGCTTGCGACATGCCAAAGAAGTGAGTATGATTTGcaagaaaatttatattttccctctaagttttaaaaaactttcagTTCTCTATCGTTTCTCGATCCATCTTTCTTTTTTGATAACGAAGCAAACAGCGTACGATAGAGTAGCATTTCGAGAATATCTGGGAGTGAATGACGCTGCGTTTCAATAAATGCTGtgaagtttgaaaaacattcagTATCATATTATCCCTTTGACAAAAATTGAACGTTTCTTGACAGATGATGCGTAAAGCAAACAAGCGCAAAGAATCAGATATGGAttttgaggagaaaaagatgaatttgagtctGGGTCAGGACGAGCTGGAACGCGAAGCTGGATATTACGTGAGGCCATCGAGCCCCGAACCACCGGTAGAAAGATGGCCACCTGCTAGGGAAGTTGTCTCACGACGGCCACCGGTACCAAGGCTGACGCCGGAACGTTACGTCGAAGATCCTGAGTATTATCCGCCGGCAGCTCCTCCAGAATATTATGggtatgaatttttatttcaattccaTATTAATCGGGAAAGATAAACAAAATAGCCAAACTTCAATAAAACTTGAGTCATAAACACTCGCAGTTCCGCGAATAAATTTGTGTAAACCCTTCAAATTGACAGCGGCCGCGATCGAAGAGTTCAATACAAACCTGAGCCCCGGCCGGGACCTGAGTATCGTGAGCGTATCGATTATCATCCGGGGCCTCGTGGGCCAGCTCCTCACTCGGTTTCACCACCGCCACATCCTCGAGAACGCGAGGGTCACAGAGAACGCGAGCGCGAGCGTGAGCGTGACTACTACGAGAAATACGAGAAAAAGCACAAACGACCTTCACGAGAGGTAATCGTTGAACGCATCGCACCAACAAAACCCTGGCGAGAGGAAGAACCTCCACCGGTTGAACGTGGACGTGGAGACGAGTGGGCCGATCCTTGGATGCGTCACAAATCCCCGACCGCTGTACGACGAAATCCCAATTCCACGAGACGATCTCGAAGACAATCATATTCCTCAGGATCATCCTACTCAACTACAAGGTaacagcaaatttttttttcatgtctgAAATAAATGCAGTTCGAgtgtttcatttttccatatttccaCTAAAGAGCAGAGATGAGAAAACTTTAAATTTGTTaatcaatgaaaaagtttttaagatttgaggaaaatttacgGGAACTGTCAGTACCAATGGCACAAATGGCAATAGAAgtgattgaaattattttttcaaatatctgaACGTTTTCGAAAGGACGGCTTCATGATAAAATGCATCATAGCTCTTGGCATCAAAAGTATGCCAATGTTTTTACGTcacttttattatttgaaGTTGGTGTTAACAGTTTCGAAggcaattgaattttccgcCTGCAAACTGGAGAATAATGCCGATAATTAAAATCTGTTcccatatacatgaaaaacgagaaattatATCATTTATGAGTGTGATCGAAGACAGGAATTTCCCGTTTCATTGTTCGATCTAAAGTGgcatttacgaaaaaatttatttcccaTAAAAACAAACGTTTCCAGATGAAAATACGAGAGTTCGATGCTTCTTCTGGTTGGTTTTTAAAGTTTAATTTTAAAGTTACAAGCTGAAATGAAACGTGTGTTTTTAGCTCCAGCCGCAGCTCAAGCCGTTCTAGCTACACATCTTATGACTCTTTGTCCAGGTCCCGATCCCCATCCCCCTCCTCGCGACCCCAAAGAAGTAACAAAGGCAAAGCACCGTCTTCGCCGCCATCCCAAAATCCGGCACCTGTTGCACCGCCTCCACAACGCGGTGTTATGCTCATGAATCCCCCCGCTCCTTCTCCCCGTCCCCCCAAAGGCTCGATCTCGCCCACTACGGGGACTCTTCATCGCAGAGCCGGACTCAATCCTCCGGCGCCAAGTCCATTGACTACACAACGACACCACGACAAATCAAGAGACAAAGCTGCACTTGCGGCCGCAGCAGTGGCCAAAGTAATCAAAAGTCGGTCGCGATCAAGGTATCTATGAATACACTCGCACTTGTGCAATACTTCGTTTCACGAATATTTTATTCCTTGTAGTACTAAGCTGATCTGTATCGACACATTGATGGATGGCGATGTTTTTCGAGAGCGTTGAACTCGTGTTGATCGATTTACCGATGTCGTCATATTTGCTCCactttatttaaataaaaaaatatatttttttcaatgcgtCACACGCGCGTTTGAACTCCAGATCTCGTTTGATCGTTTATCGTTTTGAaagcgaaaacaaaaaagtcatTTAAAAAGTTCAGTCATTCTAATGGAATTATGCAATTTGAAGgggttattttaaaaaatttgaaacattGAGCTTATTCAGTAGTAAAACGAATGTTTAATTGATAACTTCTATTAATAGTAGTTCGGGATCGGAAAGCAGCGGAAGTAGCAGCGACTCAAGCGAATCAAGTTACTCATCGGGATCGTCAGTCGACGTGCGTCGTCGTAAAGCTTCCTCCCCGATATCACGCAAAGATCCAAAGGGAATAGACGCATTGAAGTTGAGCGGTACGAAGCAACAAATAAAACTGACATTGAAGTCTTCGTCGAACAACATACCGCCAGTGAAAAAGGTCGATCGGAGCGCAACAATCGCTGGTAAAAAGAGACCTTTGGAATCACCTCCATTGTCTGAAAGCAA includes:
- the LOC122409538 gene encoding zinc finger CCCH domain-containing protein 18 isoform X1 — protein: MDSGSESSSSEGYNGHRGRATTPDDSPTRGTSRSQRKSSGSLSSSRGKSPQSPSLSPPASPPASPPASPPASPPASPQSSRPPSPKSPSERISPRSHDMSPKSRSVSPKSYRSAGNSMDSPRSDRSSPESPVCNARSTRYNSGPSSPKSPAGGRATPKSYTSGPMSPVSRDHSPKSYMNSGSRHSSPKSPASGRSTPKSLLSGRSSPKSYKSGAASLTDEKHEKRSQPRSPIPKRSSFNELDGEQISDGDIDEELEPTHKSKLPSMTHGEDLSDVSDLDSMDGVEETGRATREPSPEPDCPEITQPASPEIAKPEKEEKILPVGLTEETEQLDFEAEGQWKDEREEGENEVPPTRELKETTDMETNDKEIENEKAKAAAEAGEINDDDEAKEDGEKVESELEEGELSDGEDARPEETEPRPVCRFYNRGQCTWGVSCRFLHPGVTDKGNYTMFDMIRPMAFTPHSSGPHEFRPHIERPPMVRPLTGFSTHAHPLKVEDIQAESAWERGLRHAKEMMRKANKRKESDMDFEEKKMNLSLGQDELEREAGYYVRPSSPEPPVERWPPAREVVSRRPPVPRLTPERYVEDPEYYPPAAPPEYYGGRDRRVQYKPEPRPGPEYRERIDYHPGPRGPAPHSVSPPPHPREREGHRERERERERDYYEKYEKKHKRPSREVIVERIAPTKPWREEEPPPVERGRGDEWADPWMRHKSPTAVRRNPNSTRRSRRQSYSSGSSYSTTSSSRSSSRSSYTSYDSLSRSRSPSPSSRPQRSNKGKAPSSPPSQNPAPVAPPPQRGVMLMNPPAPSPRPPKGSISPTTGTLHRRAGLNPPAPSPLTTQRHHDKSRDKAALAAAAVAKVIKSRSRSSSSGSESSGSSSDSSESSYSSGSSVDVRRRKASSPISRKDPKGIDALKLSGTKQQIKLTLKSSSNNIPPVKKVDRSATIAGKKRPLESPPLSESKASVAAAAAKAAKKATSRREELLKQLKAVEDAIARKRSKV
- the LOC122409538 gene encoding zinc finger CCCH domain-containing protein 18 isoform X2, which gives rise to MDSGSESSSSEGYNGHRGRATTPDDSPTRGTSRSQRKSSGSLSSSRGKSPQSPSLSPPASPPASPPASPPASPPASPQSSRPPSPKSPSERISPRSHDMSPKSRSVSPKSYRSAGNSMDSPRSDRSSPESPVCNARSTRYNSGPSSPKSPAGGRATPKSYTSGPMSPVSRDHSPKSYMNSGSRHSSPKSPASGRSTPKSLLSGRSSPKSYKSGAASLTDEKHEKRSQPRSPIPKRSSFNELDGEQISDGDIDEELEPTHKSKLPSMTHGEDLSDVSDLDSMDGVEETGRATREPSPEPDCPEITQPASPEIAKPEKEEKILPVGLTEETEQLDFEAEGQWKDEREEGENEVPPTRELKETTDMETNDKEIENEKAKAAAEAGEINDDDEAKEDGEKVESELEEGELSDGEDARPEETEPRPVCRFYNRGQCTWGVSCRFLHPGVTDKGNYTMFDMIRPMAFTPHSSGPHEFRPHIERPPMVRPLTGFSTHAHPLKVEDIQAESAWERGLRHAKEMMRKANKRKESDMDFEEKKMNLSLGQDELEREAGYYVRPSSPEPPVERWPPAREVVSRRPPVPRLTPERYVEDPEYYPPAAPPEYYGGRDRRVQYKPEPRPGPEYRERIDYHPGPRGPAPHSVSPPPHPREREGHRERERERERDYYEKYEKKHKRPSREVIVERIAPTKPWREEEPPPVERGRGDEWADPWMRHKSPTAVRRNPNSTRRSRRQSYSSGSSYSTTSSSRSSSRSSYTSYDSLSRSRSPSPSSRPQRSNKGKAPSSPPSQNPAPVAPPPQRGVMLMNPPAPSPRPPKGSISPTTGTLHRRAGLNPPAPSPLTTQRHHDKSRDKAALAAAAVAKVIKSRSRSSSGSESSGSSSDSSESSYSSGSSVDVRRRKASSPISRKDPKGIDALKLSGTKQQIKLTLKSSSNNIPPVKKVDRSATIAGKKRPLESPPLSESKASVAAAAAKAAKKATSRREELLKQLKAVEDAIARKRSKV